A region of the Lagopus muta isolate bLagMut1 chromosome 2, bLagMut1 primary, whole genome shotgun sequence genome:
AAGCATCAACTAGCAGAACTAGGTAGCAACACAGCACCTGTACTAGGTTGCAGCCAAGATACCCATTTAGAGAGTCTATTGTGAGCTAAAAACTCACTCCTTTGTTAGAAGAGGCTGGACTGCTTGCAAATGAAAAGTGTCTGGGTATGTGTCCACTCTTCATCTAAATGCATAACAAAATTTACATTAGTAAGCTCCTGGGTTAGGGGGAAACTTTACTCAAAGTAGTCCAAATTGACAGCAGCTCTCCATTGCTACCATACATTAAACAGAACAACGggcaatttatttaaaaatgcactttatTTACAACACATTCAAacttcattttggaaaacaaatataaCTGTACATCAAACTTCCCATTTTTCATTAACAGTGAATAAAACCATAGCAAGATTTACAACTCATTGGTTAGGCAAtcaagaaaattacattttggcACAGTATTTAAATCAcatcatgaaaagaaaaactggaagaaGTTCTAAGCAACATAACTCCATACGTGTAACAACTTCATACAGTAACATCCTCAAACCAAAGCATCACTACTTAAATAAAGTATTTAACAAAAAGTGTTTCCATTGTACAGCAGAATAAGAGAAACCTATAGAAATTTTCATAGTGCTTGGATTATCTTTTCAGAATTGTCCCCTCTACTCATTTTTCTAATGAGAGATCCAGATTTTCTCCTAAAGTGTTAATGAAAGACTAACAAACATCTCTGATTTCATGATACCTTTGCAGGTTCAGAAATCAACTTTCTTGAAAAAGATGTTTCCAGTGGAGTGCAGGggaatttaaatacatataatcTCAATCATATGACTCCTTAAACAGCAGACTTCTACACAGACCAAAGGACATTAAATGCTCCTTGGAACAACTGACATCAAactatccatccatccacctcGGATTCAGAATAAAAGGGAACATTCAGAAAGGAAAGTATTAAAGTAGagcaggaaaaagggaaagtgTGAGAAGAACTAAGCAAGGTCAACAATCCGTTTGCAATGATAAAGTACCCTGTGCAGCAAAACCAAAGGGGGTGAACTTGCATAATATGAAGTGCAAAAATTAAACCAATAAGTACACGAAAGAGGTATTCTAAATCATATTATAGGTACATGCTCATGACCAGAAGGATAGCAAAACTGATCTACTATTCTAAAGATTAAGAATAAATATGAacattaagaggaaaaaaaatataatgattTAGTTACaggtccaaaaaaaaaaaaaaaaaaaaaaaagccatgttatttttcttgagacagaagagcaaaggtaagatttgcactttggagAGTTGTAATTGAATGTACGTGTTTGATGAAAGAACATATGACAAGGCGACAAAAAATTGAATTCCATTCAAACAAGGCTCATAATGATGAAAGCCAGCCAATTGCCTTTGCGTTCATTGCCATGTGAATTTGTTCCAGATTTAACTCTTTCTCCAGAACTATTGCTAAGGCTAGTAAATGTTCTGTTGCCCTACAAGTAGGTCACATGTATGGCTCATGGATCATGAGGACCACATGTTATAGATCAGAGGATCACATAACACGACTACATGTTTGAAAATTACCTCCTTACCTAAGAGCAGTGATGGATaggtgggaaggagaaaaaaaaaatcactacaaGAGAAACTGAGTACTGTGATGGTGCACTCAGAAGGGAGTACTTGAAGAGAAAAGTTTGTGCAATCCATCCGCAGCAGTCAGAACTTTTCCATCACTGAATTGGAGGGAGAAATAAAGCAATTAAGTTTAACAGGACAGGAAGGAAAATTTATGACAATGCAATATGCTACAAAGCCGAATTTAGAACAAGTGCCCATAAGTAAGTGCAAATATTGAAGTATATTGTACTTCAAAATGAGGTAAGCATACTTCAAGAGCATTGGAACACCAAGAAATTAAGGGAAATTAgccaaaacaaaatacacactGATTGGAATGATGTCATCTATCAAAATAGAAAAGGACCACCCAGCAGAGCACACCACCCGCCACACAtttgaaacaggagaaaaacattttgttgctgaGCTGAAAGGAAGGCAAGGATACCAGGTCAAAAACCTTCGCTGGGTACCCTGACAGGccctgcatggaaaaaaaagcaaggttCACCTCATCACTGACATagctctgctggctttgcttgctaataaaactgctttgttttttaatttgctcaTTTTCTAGACCTGAAGATTTCTACAGTCCTTGGTATTTTCCTATTTATTCACAGTACATTCAACCagacaagaaaaactgtttatgTTACTTCATTGTATTTTCAAGTTACAACACTTCAAAAACTTAAAAAGATAACCACTGTTTCAATAAACATTGGAAAGATGAAGATGGTGTATTTCATCAAATGCCCAACATTACACACACTCATTTTCTCTAATTCCAGAGTAAAACTATACTGACACTCCAACCTTTAAACCatttaataaaatgcatatataaaaaGATTACCTGATTTAAGAGACAAATGCATAATTAAGAAAGGTTGCTTGTTTTAGAGAGCATGTGAGCTGTAAATTCCTGCACAGATTTTGTTGACATTTTGGGAGCCTTCTATTCcagttcacagaaaataaacctaTGTATTTGTTATTGAAATCTAAGCCCCTCCATTTAGATCTCATCGCAGACAAAAATGAGGACAAGAAACCTGAAGTAAGGGCTGTCTTACTTCACATCCTCTCAAAGAGCAGGGCAGTTGCTGTAATGCTTCCTGATTTTCATAATTTGTGCAAGAGCTGCAAACAGGATCAAACAGAATGGGAGGATGAAGGTTTTAATAGCATTAGGATACAGatcaatttttatatttaaaaccCATCATAAAGGCTATGAATACTTTAATTCATCCAGGAACTGCTCAAGAAGGGTAAATACAAACTAGAAGTGTGCAATTTAAGCTGTTATCACACTGCTCGAGTAAACACAATTTTCCAAGCAGCAAAATACCCTGCTGTGTGTTTGAATATTCATTGATTTAATGTAATCATCCTTATTAAGGACTTGTCTGCTTCCAAGCCAGCCTTGCAAGGAAGCCCCAGTATttccccagcccagcaggggATTGATTTGCCCTTTCTACTGTTTTGTCCCTGAGTTAAAGATACCGCTATTTTACAAAGATGTCTTCAGGAATAGCTACCTAAATAGCCTGTCCAGGCCACACGGagcactgaaaagctgctttcaattgcaaaaatgtatttgaaagctTCTGGAGGCTAAGAACTACACTCAGCATAGATTAGGTAGTGGGAATCCCTCTCCCAAAAAGCTAGAGAGCAGAACCAAAATCCAACATTTGGTGACTGGGCATGCACAACTGGGCAGAGGGAGGGCTtagatttttttcaataaatcaACAAATAATTaggaataaaatagaaaaagctcccacatttgttctttttttaatattaaaaaagttCCCTCTAAGTGATAACATTGTTTTATAAAGCTTCAAATGGAATTTCTCAGTGAATATAAAACTGTCCCAGTAATAGAATTGCAGAGTTTGCAACTACTCATAATAGACAGACTAGTTTATTTGTTCAGCAGGGATAAGGACAGATGCTAGAATTAAATATACTGCAATCGTTCCCCACGGTAATGAATTAATATCATTTCTGTTTCAACTTCTGTTGTTcggaagggaggagaagggtAAGAACTGAGTTGTGCAATCACAACAGTGAACTAGATCAAAAGTTAATTGGATGATTGCTTGCATTTTTATCTGTTAGAATCAATATAGACAAGGCTAAATAATTCCTTACTTTCATGACACAGTGCATGTTCTTAAGCATCGAGTATCTGTGATTAGGCTAAAGTTCCAGTATTACTAATAGAGAAGTAAGACCATTTCCTGCTCCACCCCCAAACACAGAAGTCAAGAAAATAATGCAAGCCAACTATTCCCGAGTGCTCTCCCATCATTCAGGCACCCTTAGTTTCGTTCACAAGCTTCAGAAGCACAAGTTACTGGATATGCAAAGTTGGTTCTGAGGATCAGTAAAACATCTCTGCTTAAGTCCATTATAAACACAGAGTACTTCAGCCCAGTACAATCATTAACTTGCTACAGAGCTCTCAGGCAGCAGCTCGTTTTCATTCCCAGTGGTACTGGCCATACACTGCAAGCATCAGGGTAGACAACAATACACCTTGCCCATTCAGGCAATAGGAACAAACACACAGTTTGATTAGGAACTGTGCTAGGCTGTATCAGAAAAAAGTCTTAGATGAACGCAACACATTTTATGGAAATATTGAGCCTCATCTCAGATGCATGCTTTTTTTGGTGTATTTTGGTTTACAGCTACAGCACAGAAATCTTTTTGCCATACCACCTTCAGCTACAACCACTGCTGACACACTTCTCTGCCTGGCCACATTTattctatgaaaacatttttcagagtaGACAGAACTGTTTAAAAACGTGTACTGCTCAACTGTGACTTATCATCAGACATTTCGCCATTTTTCATGTCTTTAACACCATTCTCTGCCAGTGGAGAGTCAACATGGATTTCAATATCACTTTTACTTGAACCATTTTCTTTACGCTGTGCAGAAAGGCAgctatcatttttttcagtatagcCATTAGTTTTAACCAGTGGTGCGTCCTGTtgactgcagcagagctgagagtCACAAGTTTTTGAGATGCAAGGTGAGCTGCACAGGAGACTGGAGGTCTTGTGGTCAATGTACTCAGGTTGGATGGTCACAGAGTGAACCCCTGCTTCATGGAAAACCTTCCGTATTTTATAGGCAGCATCTTGGTAATCAGTAGGTGTTTGGCACTTGACATGAAGAGTAGCAATGTTCTTGCCACCTGCAAGCTCCCACACATGCACCTCATGAAGGCTGCTAACCCCTGGGATGCAAGCTAGCCTGTCAGCTGGAAAACATAAGAGAAAGGTGTTAGAATGTGTGGTGGTGTGCTGGTTAGTTCTCGTTGAGAACTACTCCAAAAGCAGCAGTCTCcaagcagtattttcttaagTACAGCTCTTACCCACTGCTTTTGGTTCACAAACACTATTCACCTAGTGTTATGAATACATAAGCAGGCCCTTGCCTTCTTTTTGGGCACATCTCTGCCCAAGGACCATTTATCTTCAGTTTGTAGCAACAGTGCTGGAACAGCACTTTCTCGGCTAAGGCCcatattttctgatttgtttaaTCCTGAGCATGTGGAATTCCAGAAAGACCCACTACACTACAACTAACCAGTGCAAACAGTGCCAGAGAACTACAAATGTAAGCAGTCTTAATGGAATTTTCTAAGTTGTTTTGGAAGCCTTTCAAGAAGACCCTGCTGTAGTGTTGAGAAATACTATAATTCAGTGCAGTTTCTTTCACAATCACTCCACACAAAGCATTAACAGCTCAAGACTGGGTATTTTTGATGTATTGTTGGAGTACCACATTCTCAAAATACATGCTTTCAGTAATCCAGAGAGATTTGAGTCATGTTGCTAGGATACAGGCATGCAACTATTTCACAGTTCTGGAGTATTTAGAACTATTATGAGTAAATAATCCAAACATGTCATTCCAGAAATAACACACGCATTGAAATAcatcattaaaattaatagCATTTCAACAACAAATGTGACTTACTCAGTTGTTGCATATTAACACCTTTGGGAACCATCTGCAACAAAATAATTGAGGTCTCTTTGATGAGTGGGAACGCCGAAGACAAGATTATGAACACCATAATTATTGTCAGACTTGGATCAATGTAGCACTGCCAGTTACAGGGAGCACTAGCATCCAGAGGAAGCACTTGGAAGATTGTAGCAGCAATTACCACAACAACAGATCCAAGTGCATCTCCCATAACATGCAAAAGAACACCTGAAATAAATGACAGCTTCCGTTAGTCTTTTTCTCCGCCCAtccccataaaaaaaaaaaaaaggtgcaatATTCCAAACATTCACATCATAACTGGAGTTTTCAGTTACAGCTTTGAGAACAACATAGCAAAGAAAGTACTGACtctgaaacacagctctgtaaataggatgcattactAGGGCACGCTAGCAAATGTAATTCAACTGCAGTGCCATGGCAACAAAACGTGTCTTTGCCTAAATGCCCAGATTATGTAGAGATCCTGGCACATTCAATCTCAATTCTCAATTAAAAGTTGATGACTAAACCCTACCAATTCTACCCCGGAAGCTAAGTTAGTCAGAGAGACCATATCCAGGAACTTATAATTATTCTCCTCCATCAGTTTCTACCGCTCTGTTGAAACCCCCCATAAACTACAAAAGTGAAAACTAAACAGTACCCATTCTTATGGTTTCAAGTGACTCCCACACTCCAGGCTTTTGGATCAAACTCAATTACTAGTTTAAAACCTTTTCCTACCAAAACTACTAGTCCTCAGACTCAAAAAAGATCAGAATCTGGTTCAACAGTTGGCTGTACTCAAGGTGAAGACAAACAAGCTCTTGTAGTAGCACACTTTCAGCTGTGATTCAAGAGTAATGAAGCAGTGTTCTTGCTACAAATTTACAGTACTGTAAGTACAActtttgttcttaatttctttctccacATAATCTTGCCTCTTCTTGTCATTACCACAAAATACCCCATTTTTCCTCAGTCGTTACTATTCAGACTCATGACTTAATTCCAACCCATGCCTAATCTGTAGCATCTCTAAATATGATGTTGATTTATTTGACTATACTTATTTTTCAGAGCAAGCGACAGAACAATACAGTTAAATTCCTTTTAATATCCCTTATACAAGCACTTTCCAAAGCTACTTCCAATGTACTATCCAACGTACTCCCTCCCTCCAGGCTAGAGAAACTGCTAAAAGTTTCTCTACGAAACTCCTCTAAAATACACCTTAGAGTTCAAGCTCTTAAAATGCTGGGCACTGGGATTTTTTTAGAGCTAGAACCACATCCACACTGCTGCTTCATGCTGGCTCTGGGCAGGAACACGGACCCTCTGCATGGGGAACACAGGCAAAAGTTACTGGAATTCCTTGGAATCACTGGGATACACTACACACTGCACCCAGCTCTTTTTGCTGTAGTCAGGAGAGCTCTGTCCCATTTGGCAAACTCCCACAGGGTTTTATTGGCCGTAACAGTGTTGCAGTGTTTCCtctttcatttataaaataatcTGGATTCAGCGTGTGCCCTCGGTTGCTGCACTAACAAGAGGGATAGGCAGGATGCAATTTCTACAGTAACTAACAAGAGAGCTGAGGtctaaagaaatgtttcaggaagacattttttgaattaagaaataaagtaaGCACTTCAATTCTGATATATTAGAAATGAGCGTACTGAGTTTGGAAAATCCTTATTGAACTGACAGGCAGAGTTAACTTGATTAATACAAATGGCTTGGTTATGCATCATATAATGAACCCATTTCCATAGGTCACCAAAGCTATGGCTATAAAAgaaaagggttttgtttttttattaaataaagcTGATACAATGAAATTATAGATAATATAGCTCCCAGCAGCTTGTGTGGCAAAGTCTGAGCTATTCTGCATGTGCTCAAGATGCAAAAAGGAATACTCTTAGACTACAGTAATTAATCTAGATATGCAGAATATCTGGATTCCTGTTCCTAACATTCTCACAGCCATGGAAGCTACTGTTCTACCAACCTTTCTGCCCAGCCATGCTTTTCAGGGTGGCCCTGACTCTGCAACATACAAACTTTTTACCAAGTGATTATAGCTATATAAGTAACTTACagtagcaaaacaaaagcagattttgaataATTCTATTTCTACAAATCAAACACTGGTATCTTAAAATAATTGATATAAACCCTCCTCATCCTACAGACATTTTTGACACTTTTCAGTATCAGAATACTGAAACACCATCGTTCAGACAAGCAAAGACTTCcctaaaatatatttgttggtttcttattctccttttctccaccCCTGAAGATGACAGTCTGCTCCAGTACTTAGCACTCTAACACCATAAAATCCAGCAGTGCTTATGCTTAGCTATTCAGGCAAACATTCCTCTAGCATGTGGTGTAGTTTGCAAGGTGTCCTCCCTTACACACATGTTTGCATAACTCTGAAAACACATCTGAAGGACAGACACGCACATCTAAAAGCTGGGTGCCTCACTGCGATGACAGCCTCTGAGGCTGAAATCATGTGACGCCAACCCACACGGCTCTAGAGGAACATCACATCTCCTCAGATGCTGATATGCAGCCATAGGAAATCTGTCCTCGTCTTTGTAGCAATTCTCTCCTCGAAGGACAAGTCATTACGAAATATACTACTTTGGgtcctgtgagaaacaggcAATATGCATATAAACACAAATACAAAGGGACTTGGTTAATTTATCCCGAGAAATAACCATAACGCTTCTCTCTGCAGATAACAAGACAGCTGCCAAAGCAAGACACAGAGGGAGATGACTGCCCCAGCTTCTCTCAGGGAGAGGTTCATAGTTCAAGGACCTGGAAAAACACATGCAGAGCTACCAGTTTCAGCAACTTTCTGCTCATATTGACTGCAAACTTTGGGATTACtaacaatttatttaaataaatttaaatatatttaaatttaaataaattcttttttctgcctAAAAGCATTTAGAAGTGGAAAACTGCTCAACTAGTCATGCAGTGACATCAAAGAAAAGCCTCACAGATGCCTGCTTAACCTTCCTATATGTTCTGTAGCAGCCTGTGCTCAGTGCAAGGAGCTTTGCCTCCTTTCCAAAAAGTCAGGACCACAGAACCATTGAATTTATCTTGAGCTAGAAGGGAACCACCAGGGTTATAAagttcaactcctggctccacacagcaccacccagaATGAAACCCCGCATCTGACAGAATTACAGCCCAGCCGCAGTCATCAAAAGAATCACAGCGCAATCACTCAGAGCTAAGGCAGCATCACAGCAACCGCTGTTACTCCGTTATCTCTCACAGCCTGCAAGCGCTGAACGTTAAGACAGCATTAGTTACCATACCTCTGATGTTCAAAGCTTCGGACTTTTTCTCTACTTTCCTCGCAGGCCCCTCCTCAGGGCTTTTTTGGTCATTAGGTGATTCACCTGCATTCAAAGAAGAAACGCTGTGTTGTGTATAAGttctacaaacagaaaaaacatcaaCCTCACAACCAAGTTCTTTTCAGAAGGGAACGACGAGCACAGCCCCAGCGctccctcccccagcacaaAGTACAAGGTGAGACGGCACGGAGACGGGGGAGAAGGGGACAGCGGGACGGGGAAATCGGGGTGCAGCCGAGAGGCACCTGCTTCGGCGGTGCCATCCGACGGCCCGACCGCCCGCTCTGCAGGGGTCTCGGAGCGGTggcagcagcggcagcaggCGGCCCAGTTCTGGAAGACGAGCAGCCCCACCAGGTTGACGGCCAGCCCCAGGGCACCGACGATGAGCACCAGCTGGGCGTCGTCGATGCGCTCGGGCCGGGCGAGGCGCAGCACGGCTtccacgaagatggtgaagcaGAGGGCGGTGAGGAAGACGGCGTTGCTGAGGGCGCCCACCGCCTCGGCCCGGCTGTAGCCGTAGGTGGCGCGGGGGCCTCGGCGGGAGCGGCGGGCGATGCGCCCGGTGGACAGCCCCACGCAGAGCGAGATGAGGTCCGACAGCATGTTGAACGAGTCGGATACCAGCGCGATGGAGTTGCCCATGTAGCCCGACACCAGCTCGGCCGCGAAGAAGCCGGTGGTCAGCACCAGCATGAAGATGAGGCGGCACGTCTTCCCCGAGTACCGCCCCATGGCGGCAGACACCAGCGCCCCTCTCCGCGCTAGGAGCGCCGCCGCGGCCTCCGCCGGCCCTTAACGCCGCCAGGCACCGCCCCGCGCCCAaccccgcccgcccgccgccccgctccgccccgccggACCGGGGGAGCGCGGCgatggggctgggctgggggaggcGGCAGCCGTGGGGCCCGAACTGTTCCGCTGTGGGGAAGGC
Encoded here:
- the SLC30A10 gene encoding zinc transporter 10, giving the protein MGRYSGKTCRLIFMLVLTTGFFAAELVSGYMGNSIALVSDSFNMLSDLISLCVGLSTGRIARRSRRGPRATYGYSRAEAVGALSNAVFLTALCFTIFVEAVLRLARPERIDDAQLVLIVGALGLAVNLVGLLVFQNWAACCRCCHRSETPAERAVGPSDGTAEAGESPNDQKSPEEGPARKVEKKSEALNIRGVLLHVMGDALGSVVVVIAATIFQVLPLDASAPCNWQCYIDPSLTIIMVFIILSSAFPLIKETSIILLQMVPKGVNMQQLTDRLACIPGVSSLHEVHVWELAGGKNIATLHVKCQTPTDYQDAAYKIRKVFHEAGVHSVTIQPEYIDHKTSSLLCSSPCISKTCDSQLCCSQQDAPLVKTNGYTEKNDSCLSAQRKENGSSKSDIEIHVDSPLAENGVKDMKNGEMSDDKSQLSSTRF